A stretch of the Nakaseomyces glabratus chromosome L, complete sequence genome encodes the following:
- a CDS encoding uncharacterized protein (CAGL0L01573g~Ortholog(s) have cytoplasm, nucleus localization), translating to MQMYAPSSPVVANADVRLMMLLQQEQLKMQKRRMKRSHEMFEDNNYKRVKYGFHNSETRNTYPSIVPAIGTMNSTTNNNGNNINNISHDRMNLHNTVQTHGLRPEMSGLHNPDSDSEPYAEIEEYMVKGYCLDETVAGTQNITINEPSIMTDMMDMD from the coding sequence ATGCAGATGTACGCACCTTCGTCACCAGTGGTTGCTAATGCAGATGTGAGGTTGATGATGCTGTTGCAACAAGAGCAATTGAAGATGCAGAAGAGACGGATGAAGCGCAGTCATGAGATGTTTGAAGATAACAATTACAAACGGGTAAAGTACGGCTTCCATAACTCCGAGACACGCAACACGTATCCGTCTATTGTACCTGCCATAGGAACGATGAATAGCACCACCAATAACAACGGTAATAACATTAATAACATATCACATGATAGAATGAACTTGCATAATACAGTACAGACTCATGGGCTGCGACCTGAGATGTCTGGCTTGCATAATCCAGATAGTGACTCCGAACCATATGCAGAGATAGAGGAATATATGGTAAAGGGTTATTGTTTGGATGAAACTGTGGCAGGAACACAGAATATAACTATCAATGAACCCTCAATTATGACGGACATGATGGATATGGACTAG
- the RSE1 gene encoding U2 snRNP complex subunit RSE1 (CAGL0L01507g~Ortholog(s) have U2 snRNA binding activity, role in spliceosomal complex assembly and U2 snRNP, U2-type prespliceosome localization), protein MELYHLTLQRQSNYVHSVKGSFLGRDSNELVVATQTHIELYDFAGKVRRKVGNDIVLFTSLLALDTIWDEDGLAHLVMLGQNGNLVVAKFALSGDRLQLDSEFLYRFDNSVEKTWLPKVVANKSSILVTWGLTQKIVVPVSWSQEPRFRSPIFFSNAEHSVVLELCSLTSFEDHYVSLELDTRLKVYKLNFLFFDRNLQSLLLTNSYNLKSNEVDDRPNFITDIPDLAVYGVSTAINKSTSKKNPFVLIGFNKHILIKDMMGIYSLKCEFPADIMESLPMDKKLLIVASDLQILKNNVGFLLLLQTNTGHLFKVIIFPNEEDRNRPIAKLGYFDKVKHISNSSKLHIFNNGSMYINSQFNYDHVYLNFESIGDNDENYDKIDNENENISVISKHTNINPIALNLCLMENMPLTFMHFQGGNRTTDSEKVNIIRNAIPLKEYVSSPLPQGVSNIFTIKTQYQSYHSFIFLTMINFTTVILKIADDSIEQYIPASDTFKLKDDMTIHVATMGDNSIIQVCKDEFRQILLDSKDEENFKMNLKWYPPAGVSILSAVSNFSQLILALSNNEIVYLQLENNTLIEYKNRPELPDVITSLALLNDNTKKSEILAVGTSDNMVNVLSLEIVDEAISFETVVFQALDAIPSSLLILNQGHKLVNLHIGVEDGSYLVNRLDLRNMSINNILRKQLGTRSIKALNHIGVDLRNDTLQYDDDESGNSKENTLKNRGEKTSVVVIHGNRTWANYSSHSNMYIRPLYLKDSRRLITTKEFSSASIDSGGSCCSLSASGSLLIGGFDFLPWVGNWFSKDAVAIQLSDDSSTAVSGGDSTDGSDDDEDYDEEKLEEFDIHCRKFLNFNDQGKSTVLVFENTIDDKAESTLCIINKKDISPMTISDDGKSVFRKSLPFKTRDVALSKLGTKKWYLFVLSTSSTIFTYGIKTSTDGTVDLKMELIHETHFDNEVFCIKVFRDMLIVPQYNRLLFCEVGKTKLLNKMIGPAVDYVEKITVLDCWADDRIAIGDFRNSVSLLQFSSSHEVNVIANDICTRDVTAIKFLDRSTIIGGDKFGSVWVLRLSIQDEKILQSCDNNKVELQQHLLREKGTLREKAPNILNTYFKLDLVNQFFINDIVTGFSVEEITQASDRPIIFYYGIQGTIGCLLPLLVKSEISKLRSIEQMMKSADETWFLKNELLNEKIGIELEDKENHEYDLAVHSVIDHEVGRTAGNWASSSGFIEGKFTTLDCDHTAYRSYYAPVKNVIDGDICETYLNLTDDLKAYLTKHASPDNDLTTIVQTLMKVRNNFI, encoded by the coding sequence ATGGAACTGTACCATCTGACATTGCAACGGCAGAGCAATTATGTGCACTCTGTCAAGGGTTCGTTTCTTGGGCGAGACAGCAATGAGCTTGTTGTAGCTACACAGACTCATATAGAGTTGTATGACTTCGCTGGGAAAGTCAGACGGAAGGTGGGCAATGACATTGTTCTTTTCACGTCTCTGTTGGCGCTGGATACCATATGGGACGAGGATGGGCTCGCGCACCTTGTTATGCTGGGCCAGAATGGTAACCTTGTAGTCGCCAAGTTCGCTCTTTCTGGTGACAGGTTACAACTGGACAGTGAGTTTCTATACAGGTTTGATAACTCAGTGGAGAAGACCTGGCTCCCGAAAGTAGTCGCGAATAAGAGCTCCATTTTGGTAACTTGGGGTTTGACCCAGAAAATAGTTGTGCCCGTGAGCTGGAGTCAGGAACCAAGGTTCCGCTCGCctatcttcttctctaaTGCAGAACACTCAGTGGTACTAGAGCTATGTTCGTTGACTTCGTTCGAGGACCACTATGTCTCTTTAGAATTGGATACCCGGTTGAAAGTGTACAAGCTGAACTTCCTGTTCTTCGATCGCAATCTGCAGTCTTTGCTTCTTACAAATTCATACAACCTGAAATCAAACGAAGTCGATGACCGTCCAAATTTCATCACCGATATACCTGACCTAGCGGTCTATGGAGTCTCAACAGCAATAAATAAGTCTACATCGAAGAAGAATCCCTTTGTACTGATTGGATTCAATAAGCACATTTTGATCAAAGACATGATGGGGATCTATAGCTTAAAATGCGAGTTTCCTGCTGATATTATGGAGTCATTACCGATGGATAAGAAGCTGCTGATAGTGGCGTCAGATCTacaaattttgaagaataatGTGGGATTTCTGTTATTGCTGCAGACAAATACCGGTCATTTATTTAAAGTGATTATATTCCCAAATGAAGAGGATAGAAATAGACCCATTGCAAAGCTTGGATATTTTGACAAAGTGAAACACATTTCAAACAGCTCTAAATTGCACATATTCAATAACGGTTCGATGTACATAAATTCCCAATTCAATTATGACCATGTTTACTTGAATTTTGAGAGTATTGGcgataatgatgaaaattacgataaaattgataacgaaaatgaaaatatatcTGTTATTTCAAAACATACCAATATAAATCCAATAGCTTTAAATTTGTGCCTGATGGAAAATATGCCGTTAACATTCATGCATTTCCAAGGTGGAAATCGAACGACAGATAGTGAAAAAGTGAACATCATAAGAAACGCCATTCCTTTGAAAGAGTATGTTTCCTCGCCACTGCCCCAAGGTGTCTCCAACATTTTCACAATTAAAACACAGTATCAATCTTACCACTCATTTATTTTCCTCACCATGATTAACTTCACCACTGTTATTCTGAAAATAGCTGACGATTCTATCGAGCAATATATTCCAGCGTCGGACACTTTTAAATTGAAAGATGATATGACCATCCATGTCGCCACTATGGGGGATAATTCCATCATACAAGTATGTAAAGATGAATTCAGACAGATTCTACTAGACTCCAAAGATGAGGAAAACTTCAAAATGAATTTAAAGTGGTATCCACCTGCTGGTGTATCCATCCTTTCTGCCGTCTCTAATTTCTCACAGTTGATCTTAGCTTTGTCAAACAATGAGATTGTTTATTTACaattagaaaataataCGCTGATAGAGTATAAGAATAGACCTGAATTACCGGATGTAATCACATCATTGGCACTACTGAATGATAACACCAAGAAGAGCGAGATTCTGGCTGTCGGAACTTCAGACAATATGGTTAATGTTTTATCTTTGGAAATTGTTGACGAAGCTATCTCGTTTGAAACTGTTGTATTTCAGGCATTGGATGCTATACCGTCATCACTTTTGATTCTTAACCAAGGTCACAAGCTAGTCAATCTTCATATAGGTGTGGAAGATGGGTCATATCTAGTTAATAGGTTAGACTTGCGGAATATGTCTATAAATAACATTTTAAGAAAGCAACTTGGAACCAGATCGATTAAGGCCTTAAATCACATTGGTGTTGACCTGCGCAATGATACTTTACaatatgatgatgatgaaagtGGCAATTCTAAGGAAAATACTTTGAAAAACCGTGGTGAAAAGACATCTGTTGTGGTTATTCATGGCAATAGAACGTGGGCAAATTATTCATCACATTCTAATATGTATATAAGGCCACTATATCTAAAGGATAGTCGAAGATTGATTACAACAAAGGAGTTCTCTTCTGCTAGCATAGATTCTGGTGGCAGCTGTTGTTCTCTTAGTGCATCTGGATCTCTTTTAATTGGTGGATTTGATTTCTTACCATGGGTTGGTAATTGGTTTAGCAAAGATGCGGTAGCAATACAATTATCTGATGATTCCTCAACAGCTGTCTCTGGCGGTGATTCAACTGATGGtagtgatgatgacgaggattatgatgaagaaaaattagAGGAATTTGATATTCACTGTAggaaatttttgaattttaatGATCAAGGGAAAAGCACGGTATTGgtttttgaaaatacaaTTGACGATAAGGCAGAGAGTACTCTTTGTATAATCAACAAGAAAGATATTTCTCCAATGACTATATCTGATGATGGTAAGTCTGTCTTCCGCAAATCATTACCTTTTAAGACTAGAGACGTAGCCTTGAGTAAGCTAGGtacaaaaaaatggtaTCTGTTTGTTTTGTCGACTTCGAGTACAATTTTCACATACGGAATAAAAACCTCGACTGATGGCACGGTGGATCTGAAAATGGAGCTAATTCATGAAACtcattttgataatgaagTGTTTTGTATAAAAGTGTTCAGAGATATGTTGATTGTACCACAATACAATAGACTATTGTTTTGTGAGGTGGGTAAAACAAAGCTACTCAACAAGATGATTGGTCCTGCTGttgactatgttgagaaaATTACTGTGTTGGATTGTTGGGCTGATGATAGAATCGCAATTGGAGACTTTAGAAATTCTGTTAGCCTCTTACAGTTTTCATCCAGTCATGAAGTGAATGTAATAGCAAACGATATTTGTACTCGAGATGTAACCGCCATCAAGTTCTTGGATCGTTCGACTATTATTGGTGGTGATAAATTCGGTAGTGTTTGGGTTTTAAGATTATCAATACAAGATGAGAAGATTCTTCAAAGTTGTGACAATAACAAAGTTGAACTACAACAGCATTTGCTAAGAGAAAAAGGCACATTAAGAGAGAAAGCGCCAAATATCTTAAATACATACTTCAAGCTTGATTTGGTTAACCAgttttttatcaatgacATTGTGACGGGTTTTTCTGTAGAGGAAATCACACAGGCGAGTGATAGACctatcatattttattatggGATCCAAGGCACGATTGGTTGTTTACTACCGTTACTTGTGAAATCAGAAATTTCTAAACTGAGAAGTATTGAACAAATGATGAAGTCCGCTGATGAGACTTGGTTCTTAAAGAATGAACTGcttaatgaaaaaatagGCATCGAGCTAGAAGATAAGGAAAATCATGAGTATGATTTGGCTGTGCATTCAGTAATTGACCATGAAGTTGGCCGGACAGCAGGCAACTGGGCTTCGAGTTCCGGATTTATAGAAGGGAAATTCACAACTTTGGATTGTGATCACACTGCTTACAGAAGTTACTATGCACCGGTAAAAAATGTGATAGATGGTGATATATGTGAGACTTACTTAAACTTGACTGACGACCTTAAGGCATACCTCACCAAACATGCATCCCCTGATAATGATTTGACTACCATTGTACAAACCCTAATGAAGGTGAGGAATAACTTCATCTAG
- the AIM32 gene encoding Aim32p (CAGL0L01529g~Ortholog of S. cerevisiae : AIM32, C. albicans SC5314 : CR_07870W_A, C. dubliniensis CD36 : Cd36_33550, C. parapsilosis CDC317 : CPAR2_702070 and Candida tenuis NRRL Y-1498 : CANTEDRAFT_114174), whose amino-acid sequence MVIGNRVLLPLTKRYYNARYRKVLHPELREEIIAHNCYCEEVNSKLHFDDEKIDPGISLKTAVPSYDKHVMLISDINRGMAKKPGVWKNIWESRIENNTTHPYDIISKLNFGPGVLFNAISITSSLESFAPTSLEFYDFLVMPDMRYYRVKKPDIEKFSQYINSGHAVAPKLSFSDYLSGKAAATTVSNNNQITLSLDDSIYYRELKNDAWLFVCGHEKRDMRCGIMGPEILHSVNTANSKPLVNNTGIISHIGGHKFAGNILIYKPIENQNGRKKVDSLWFGKVTPFNVSEIVQSVNEGVIIENNFRGGLSL is encoded by the coding sequence ATGGTAATTGGCAATAGGGTATTGCTACCGCTTACAAAACGATATTATAATGCTAGATACAGGAAAGTGTTACACCCAGAGTTAAGAGAGGAAATTATAGCACATAACTGCTACTGCGAGGAAGTCAACTCGAAACTGCATTTTGATGATGAGAAAATAGACCCTGGTATATCTTTAAAAACTGCTGTTCCCAGCTATGATAAGCACGTCATGCTTATCTCGGATATAAATAGAGGAATGGCCAAGAAACCCGGAGTTTGGAAAAATATATGGGAGTCCAGAATCGAGAATAATACAACGCATCCATACgatattatttcaaaacttaACTTTGGTCCAGGGGTCCTATTTAATGCAATCAGCATAACCTCTTCATTAGAGTCATTTGCTCCAACTTCATTAGAGTTTTACGACTTTTTAGTCATGCCGGACATGAGGTATTACAGAGTAAAGAAACCAGATATAGAGAAATTCTctcaatatattaattcTGGACATGCTGTAGCACCCAAATTAAGCTTTAGTGATTATCTCAGTGGGAAAGCCGCTGCGACAACTGTCTCGAATAATAACCAGATAACATTATCATTAGACGActcaatatattatagGGAGCTAAAAAATGACGCTTGGTTATTTGTATGTGGGCATGAAAAAAGAGACATGAGATGTGGCATAATGGGACCTGAAATACTACACTCTGTAAATACTGCAAACTCTAAACCGCTTGTAAATAATACTGGAATAATATCCCATATTGGGGGACACAAGTTTGCGGgtaatattcttatttatAAACCAattgaaaatcaaaatggaagaaaaaaggtGGATTCATTATGGTTTGGAAAAGTTACACCATTTAATGTCAGTGAAATAGTTCAAAGTGTAAATGAAGGAGtaataattgaaaataactTCCGAGGCGGACTTTCGCTTTGA
- the UBP12 gene encoding putative ubiquitin-specific protease UBP12 (CAGL0L01639g~Ortholog(s) have thiol-dependent ubiquitin-specific protease activity, role in protein deubiquitination and cytosol, nucleus localization) — MENITSNEGIPDLNEELNTIQIESTSSNDGHEELLRKRGIITKLMKNCELSAKEGDKVYIIPKDWFDKFFSEELKSENDLGPIDVASIIKDYEHFVLEDYNSVPYTSVPEPLFLQFQEWYGITDLSQPVVTYLIENENGELVTEYNKRIFRLHHLTIGESSRNNYTLNQSYIVLSSLNLYSDLKVKAIQQFAKNQNYLNMENHEFRVWVVEDNETNSANTALSSYEITPLQFLSLSSKELIAEDMFHKLLKSTSSQPCDIIIETRNLNDGKWPSYFFMYNNPMTMTGIVGLSNLGNTCYMNSGLQCLVHIPKLRDYFFYGGYEQEINLDNPLGYNGTVATAFGNLIQNLYSYHWNQQQYQSYSPNRFKMTLGQANSMFAGYMQQDSQEFLAFLLDSLHEDLNRIHDKPYIEKPTLETSEELADENAVKQLAKKTWDAHLARNDSVINDLFVGMYKSTLKCPTCKNISITFDPYNDLTLPLPISTVWNKKVKIFPQKSPPCILEVELPKSATYNDLKDYVATYSNIDSSSLFGCEIFNHQFYRNFESPISDSNYLPVQELISETDDIIFYEIIINPGDIILPVINTRIEEGFNSPSLFGVPFFVTVSDEERRNPFLIYQKLEKLYTNLSGGYIQLRETLNNENQLNAIFPNLVAKYGKEDMEPINDIIDTLYDPNDSTDGIFTLKTISESRDEIEIESPSKTQPWIPESNINYKLADDIFNFSSVILRDIYYYNKMENQTSDAENASSTDNSNSEDNMEISTDSPVVDGSDLGNSESNHKPEKYQSELDKLCIESSSILVCEWTQKSIDEVFTDDKPIDWEHPALLENKELLLAQKQRNSASPNIITLDSCLKLFSKPEVLGINDSWYCPKCKEHRQATKQLELWNTPEILLIHLKRFENQRSFSDKIDAVVDFPIEGLDMTPYVVDSVVEDGCIYDLFAVDNHYGGLGGGHYTSYVKNNIDNRWYYFDDSRVSSTDPKKSVAGSAYLLFYCKREQNPNGIGNSKLQDIIINSRTKYEERWQEILNSQTQLYESTKDIVSQETSLNIGYTPDSKNKSYEIEPNNSPSLTNSHSDTTESETFELKQDKNGSESSEDDILSRKSTGYSTESLEVGNLDINEADENGGRRKLRLLKKVYGSDTNPEDEDEC; from the coding sequence ATGGAAAACATTACTAGTAATGAAGGGATCCCAGATCTTAATGAAGAACTGAACACGATTCAAATTGAAAGTACGAGCAGTAATGATGGACATGAGGAGCTACTTAGAAAGCGTGGCATTATAACtaaattgatgaaaaacTGTGAATTGTCAGCCAAAGAAGGTGACAAAGTATACATCATCCCTAAAGATTGGTTTGATAAATTCTTTTctgaagaattgaaatctGAAAATGATTTAGGGCCTATTGACGTTGCATCTATCATTAAAGATTACGAACATTTTGTCCTTGAAGATTATAATAGCGTGCCATATACATCAGTGCCTGAACCGTTATTCCTTCAGTTTCAAGAATGGTATGGTATCACTGACCTATCTCAACCAGTAGTTACTTATCtcattgaaaatgaaaatgggGAGTTAGTTACTGAGTATAACAAGAGGATCTTCAGATTGCATCATTTAACTATAGGTGAATCGTCCAGAAATAACTACACTTTGAATCAATCTTATATTGTTCTCTCATCATTGAATCTTTATTCTGACTTGAAGGTTAAGGCTATACAGcaatttgcaaaaaatcaaaactatCTTAATATGGAAAATCATGAATTTAGGGTATGGGTTGTAGAGGATAACGAGACAAACTCCGCTAACACGGCATTGAGTAGTTACGAGATTACGCCATTGCAGTTTTTAAGTTTATCATCAAAAGAACTAATAGCAGAAGACATGTTCCATAAACTTCTTAAAAGTACGTCATCCCAGCCCTGCGATATCATAATTGAGACTCGAAATTTAAATGATGGTAAATGGCCTTcctatttttttatgtatAACAATCCTATGACTATGACAGGAATAGTCGGACTGTCAAATCTGGGAAATACCTGTTATATGAATTCAGGTCTTCAATGTCTGGTACATATCCCTAAGCTAAGAGactatttcttttatgGAGGCTATGAGCAGGAAATCAATCTTGATAATCCTCTTGGCTACAACGGAACAGTCGCTACTGCATTTGGTAACTTGATACaaaatttatattcttATCATTGGAACCAGCAGCAATATCAGTCCTATTCTCCAAACCGATTTAAAATGACATTAGGTCAAGCCAATAGCATGTTTGCAGGTTATATGCAACAAGATTCACAAGAGTTCCTAGCCTTCCTATTGGATAGTCTACACGAGGATCTTAATAGAATTCATGACAAGCCTTATATTGAAAAACCTACTTTGGAAACTTCTGAGGAATTGGCTGATGAAAACGCGGTAAAGCAACTTGCAAAGAAGACTTGGGATGCTCACCTCGCTCGTAATGACTCTGTGATAAATGATTTATTTGTTGGTATGTATAAATCAACACTGAAATGTCCGACTTGTAAAAATATCTCCATTACCTTTGATCCATATAATGATCTGACTTTGCCATTGCCAATATCAACAGTATGGAATAAGAAAGTGAAAATCTTTCCCCAAAAGTCACCACCATGTATTCTTGAAGTAGAACTCCCCAAGTCAGCGACATACAACGATTTAAAGGATTATGTTGCAACATATTCCAATATTGATTCAAGTTCATTATTCGGTTGCGAAATTTTTAATCACCAATTTTATCGAAATTTTGAGTCCCCCATTTCAGACTCAAACTACTTACCAGTGCAGGAATTGATTTCTGAAACTGATGACATCatattttatgaaattattatcaatCCGGGTGACATTATCTTACCTGTTATAAATACCagaattgaagaaggaTTCAATAGCCCATCCTTATTTGGAGTGCCATTTTTCGTTACAGTGTCAGATGAAGAGAGAAGGAATCCATTCTTGATATACCAGAAACTggaaaaattatatactAATCTGAGTGGTGGGTATATCCAATTAAGGGAGACTttaaataatgaaaatcaACTAAATGCAATTTTCCCAAATCTAGTAGCCAAGTATGGAAAGGAAGATATGGAGCCAATAAACGATATTATTGACACATTATATGATCCAAATGACTCCACAGATGGTATTTTCACTTTGAAAACGATATCAGAAAGCAgagatgaaattgaaattgaatcGCCATCAAAAACCCAGCCTTGGATTCCAGAAAGTAATATTAACTATAAACTTGCAGATGATATATTCAACTTCTCATCAGTGATCTTGAGAGATATCTActattataataaaatggaaaatCAAACAAGTGATGCTGAGAACGCTTCATCAACAGATAATTCAAACTCCGAGGATAATATGGAAATTTCTACTGATAGCCCAGTTGTCGATGGGTCTGACTTAGGAAATAGTGAATCTAATCACAAACCTGAGAAATACCAGTCTGAATTAGATAAACTTTGTATTGAAAGCAGTTCAATTTTAGTTTGCGAATGGACACAAAAATCGATTGATGAAGTATTTACTGATGATAAACCTATTGATTGGGAACATCCCGCCCTTCTTGAGAATAAGGAATTGTTACTAGCTCAAAAGCAGAGAAATTCAGCAAGCCCAAATATCATAACATTGGATAGCTGTTTAAAACTTTTTTCTAAGCCAGAAGTTTTAGGAATTAACGACTCATGGTATTGTCCAAAATGTAAAGAGCATAGGCAAGCTACTAAGCAGCTTGAGTTATGGAATACGCCAGAAATACTGCTAATTCACTTAAAACGTTTTGAGAATCAAAGATCCTTCAGTGATAAGATCGACGCGGTTGTCGATTTCCCCATAGAAGGATTGGACATGACACCTTATGTTGTTGATTCAGTTGTAGAGGATGGTTGTATCTATGATCTCTTTGCAGTTGATAATCATTATGGTGGTCTCGGCGGTGGGCATTATACATCTTATGTTAAAAATAACATAGATAACAGAtggtattattttgatgattcaAGAGTCTCATCAACTGatccaaaaaaaagtgtAGCAGGTTCTGCctatttgttgttttattGTAAAAGGGAACAGAATCCTAATGGGATTGGCAACTCAAAGTTACAggatattattatcaattcGAGAACTAAATATGAAGAAAGATGGCAAGAAATATTAAACTCACAGACTCAACTGTATGAATCTACAAAAGACATAGTAAGCCAAGAGACATCCTTGAATATTGGATATACGCCTGATTCTAAGAATAAATCGTATGAGATTGAACCGAATAACTCACCTTCTTTGACCAACAGCCATTCAGACACCACAGAAAGTGAGACTTTTGAGCTAAAGCAAGATAAAAATGGTTCTGAGTCCAGTGAGGATGATATTTTGTCTCGAAAATCAACTGGTTACAGTACAGAAAGTCTTGAAGTCGGAAATCTTGACATCAATGAGGCAGATGAAAATGGAGGTAGACGGAAATTACGTTTGTTAAAGAAAGTATACGGGTCAGATACAAATccagaagatgaagacgaGTGTTAA
- the SUR7 gene encoding Sur7p (CAGL0L01551g~Ortholog(s) have role in ascospore formation, cellular response to biotic stimulus, cellular response to chemical stimulus, cellular response to glucose starvation and cellular response to neutral pH, more) — MKLPSLFHISLKLLILLFLAGNTLLLILIIISGSTNDYPINRFYWVEGDTTGIPNAPSLTRWTFWGACSYDNNKIDCGEYLKPAAPISPVDNFHTKENVPHSFISKRDAFYYLSRFAFCFFWIALAFVGISFILFILSWCSKAVTQVIFILITFGCVFNITAVVLIQAAAAMAKKAFSDADRHGKVGPSLFGIAWASVVLVLFEFVTIFYWFIKSKKEGKSIFKESTFGFPSAKTQNLFSYRNTSQEVPAPVDGTETYANEQFQTPPVVTQQAQQMSAAQPVATEANHHGINFFKIKRTEKISSGDEESV, encoded by the coding sequence ATGAAATTGCCAAGTTTATTTCATATATCATTGAAACTGTTGATACTGCTATTCCTAGCAGGTAACACATTGTTGTTGATTCTTATTATCATATCCGGTAGCACTAACGACTACCCAATCAATAGATTTTACTGGGTGGAAGGTGACACTACTGGTATCCCAAATGCACCAAGCTTAACCAGATGGACATTCTGGGGTGCTTGCAGTTACGACAACAACAAGATCGATTGTGGTGAATACCTGAAGCCAGCAGCACCAATATCGCCAGTGGACAACTTCCACACAAAGGAGAATGTGCCACACTCTTTCATCTCAAAGAGAGACGCTTTCTATTACTTGTCCAGATTTGccttctgtttcttctgGATCGCTTTGGCTTTCGTtggtatttctttcatcCTGTTCATTCTGTCATGGTGCTCAAAGGCTGTCACTCAAGTTATATTCATCCTAATCACTTTCGGCTGTGTCTTCAACATAACTGCTGTGGTCTTGATCCAAGCTGCCGCCGCAATGGCAAAGAAAGCGTTCAGTGACGCTGACAGACACGGTAAAGTCGGACCAAGTCTGTTTGGTATTGCATGGGCTAGTGTTGTGCTAGTGCTCTTCGAATTTGTAACCATCTTCTACTGGTTCATCAagtcaaagaaagaaggaAAGAGTATTTTCAAAGAGTCAACCTTTGGATTCCCAAGCGCAAAGACCCAAAACCTTTTCTCTTACAGAAACACTAGCCAAGAAGTCCCAGCACCTGTTGATGGCACAGAAACTTACGCAAACGAGCAATTCCAAACTCCACCAGTGGTAACGCAACAAGCCCAACAGATGTCTGCTGCCCAGCCAGTAGCCACCGAGGCTAACCACCACGgcatcaatttcttcaagataaaGAGAACTGAAAAGATCTCCAGCGGTGATGAAGAGTCTGTTTAA
- the BLI1 gene encoding Bli1p (CAGL0L01683g~Ortholog(s) have role in endosome organization, regulation of protein localization and BLOC-1 complex, endosome localization) yields the protein MIKQDVQKCVDALQDFVDKEIGESVNLFSCKSRANNELLLNIDEKFQLKDKDELHQLGEQKIENQNKLQEIRNKVEYYEKLLTELEEAQKELEVRYKLVSKSK from the coding sequence ATGATCAAGCAGGATGTCCAGAAATGTGTAGACGCCTTACAGGATTTTGTTGACAAGGAGATAGGCGAATCTGTTAATCTATTCAGCTGTAAGTCAAGAGCTAATAATGAACTATTGttaaatattgatgagaagTTTCAATTGAAGGATAAAGATGAACTACACCAGCTTGGAGAACAGAAAATAGAGaaccaaaataaattaCAAGAAATACGGAATAAGGTAGAATATTATGAGAAACTGCTCACGGAATTGGAAGAGGCTCAGAAAGAACTTGAGGTTAGATATAAATTAGTATCAAAAAGTAAATAG